A single Sulfurimonas crateris DNA region contains:
- a CDS encoding nucleotidyltransferase family protein has protein sequence MNKESIINYLINVKEVYAQEGFLIKALFGSYSRDEADEKSDVDILVEATPEFASKYGFGAIKRIKEIQAEISKAIGLPVDLADSTGMGKTGKKFIIDRAIYV, from the coding sequence ATGAACAAAGAATCAATAATCAATTATTTAATCAATGTTAAAGAAGTTTATGCTCAAGAGGGCTTTTTGATAAAAGCACTTTTTGGTTCATACTCTCGTGATGAAGCTGATGAGAAGAGCGACGTAGATATCCTTGTTGAAGCTACTCCTGAATTTGCCAGTAAGTACGGTTTTGGTGCGATAAAACGTATCAAAGAGATACAAGCGGAGATAAGCAAGGCTATAGGGCTTCCTGTTGATCTTGCAGATAGTACAGGCATGGGCAAAACTGGCAAAAAATTTATTATAGACAGAGCTATATATGTCTAA
- a CDS encoding HepT-like ribonuclease domain-containing protein produces MSKESISKVYLILEKIEYIEEIVKNSGSITGALEDQVTSRPAILMHLTAIAEQFNKLKREHADDILSAFDNNDVKGMYDVRTYIAHDYEGVNLAIIEWIIREGLPKFKKQCKTIINE; encoded by the coding sequence ATGTCTAAAGAGTCTATTAGCAAAGTATATTTGATACTTGAAAAAATAGAGTATATTGAAGAGATAGTTAAAAACAGCGGAAGCATTACCGGAGCGTTAGAAGACCAAGTGACCAGCAGACCGGCAATCTTGATGCATCTCACAGCGATAGCAGAACAGTTTAACAAGCTTAAAAGAGAACATGCGGATGATATTTTAAGTGCTTTTGATAATAACGATGTCAAGGGTATGTATGATGTCAGAACTTACATAGCACATGATTATGAAGGTGTTAACCTAGCGATAATCGAGTGGATCATAAGAGAAGGTCTACCTAAGTTTAAAAAGCAGTGCAAAACCATTATAAACGAGTAG